A stretch of the Gemmatimonadaceae bacterium genome encodes the following:
- a CDS encoding ABC transporter permease, which produces MTAHAAANLAAVTRQGDALVTAVSGVWQLERPTPRFATLLQTALAAGANGAHSIRAVVVDAVALGPWDSSLLVFLRQGQEYCEAHQLSFVTEGLPGRITSLLALSRAVPERAAERAEPAPSLVQRVGIAGIAAWDEGKIAATFLGEVAQHGAQLLRGRGRMRWREFWVVVQSNSSGALPIVTLIALLVGVIIAFLGVVVLKRFGAGYYVSYLVGFGILREMAALMTGIIMAGRTGAAFAAELGSMKITEEIDALSTLGISPVDHLVLPRVLGLFVMMPLLVVYADLVGIAGGLGVAVAMLDLTPTQFVSGLLTAVVFTDAALGVFKATIFGAIIGLAGCLKGLQAGSDAGAVGRAATSAVVLGITLIILANAVVDWLAALLVI; this is translated from the coding sequence GTGACCGCGCACGCCGCGGCGAACCTTGCGGCCGTCACGCGCCAGGGTGACGCGCTCGTGACCGCGGTGTCTGGAGTGTGGCAGCTTGAGCGCCCCACGCCGCGGTTCGCGACCCTGCTGCAGACGGCGCTCGCCGCCGGCGCGAATGGCGCTCACTCCATACGCGCCGTGGTCGTCGACGCCGTCGCGCTCGGCCCCTGGGACAGCAGTCTGCTGGTCTTCCTTCGTCAGGGCCAGGAGTACTGCGAGGCTCACCAGCTCTCGTTCGTCACCGAAGGTCTCCCTGGCCGGATCACCTCCCTGCTGGCCCTCTCCCGCGCCGTGCCGGAGCGCGCCGCGGAGCGCGCGGAGCCGGCGCCTTCGCTCGTGCAGAGGGTTGGGATCGCCGGCATCGCCGCCTGGGACGAGGGGAAGATCGCGGCGACATTCCTGGGAGAGGTAGCGCAGCACGGAGCCCAACTGCTGCGCGGACGCGGGCGCATGCGCTGGCGCGAGTTCTGGGTGGTGGTGCAGTCCAACAGTTCCGGCGCGCTCCCCATCGTGACTCTCATCGCGCTGCTGGTCGGCGTGATCATCGCCTTCCTCGGCGTCGTCGTGCTCAAGCGGTTCGGCGCGGGCTACTACGTGTCGTACCTCGTCGGCTTCGGCATCCTGCGCGAGATGGCCGCCCTGATGACGGGCATCATCATGGCCGGACGCACCGGCGCCGCGTTTGCCGCCGAGCTGGGAAGCATGAAGATCACCGAGGAGATCGACGCGCTCAGCACGCTCGGCATCTCGCCCGTCGACCACCTCGTACTGCCGCGCGTGCTCGGCCTGTTCGTGATGATGCCCCTGCTCGTGGTGTATGCCGATCTCGTCGGCATCGCCGGCGGGCTGGGGGTCGCCGTCGCGATGCTCGATCTCACGCCGACGCAGTTCGTGAGCGGCCTGCTGACCGCGGTGGTCTTCACCGATGCGGCGCTCGGCGTCTTCAAGGCCACCATCTTCGGCGCGATCATCGGCCTGGCCGGGTGCCTGAAAGGCCTGCAGGCCGGGTCCGATGCCGGCGCCGTGGGTCGCGCCGCGACGTCCGCGGTCGTCCTCGGCATCACGCTCATCATTCTCGCCAACGCCGTGGTGGACTGGCTCGCGGCGCTCCTCGTGATATGA
- a CDS encoding ABC transporter permease, with product MRLLDRLRMSLEGVTIALDAMKANRVRAALTILGVAVGVFVVVLISAMVHGINQSVAKQFESAGPTTFFVQRYPIVFEACDDSGDTCKWRSNPSLTFGEAEALKRVETVGEVLLQQGWGASAKYRDKQLANVQVAGVSANWPQVNPPNMVDGRVFTEQESRSATRVVVINTTAKERLFGEEDALGKEITLTSLQGANRGGPFMVVGVFKDQASFLSGGERPRIITSIYALNRRLGANTRWMAFVVKPLESARQDVTIDEVTAALRGMRGLRPSRESNFAIITQDKLFDVYNKVFGMFFLVMIALSSVGLLVGGVGVIAIMMISVTERTREIGVRKALGATSGVILWQFLVEAVTLTATGAAIGLIVGWGGSFIIRSYTPIASSVPPLAVVAALATSAFTGIVFGMLPALKAARLDPVVALRHE from the coding sequence ATGCGCCTCCTCGACCGGCTGCGGATGTCCCTGGAGGGCGTGACCATCGCCCTCGACGCGATGAAGGCCAACCGCGTGCGCGCGGCGCTCACCATTCTCGGCGTCGCCGTCGGTGTCTTCGTGGTCGTGCTCATCTCGGCCATGGTGCACGGCATCAACCAGAGCGTGGCCAAGCAGTTCGAGTCGGCCGGGCCCACGACCTTCTTCGTGCAGCGCTATCCCATCGTCTTCGAGGCGTGCGACGACAGCGGCGACACCTGCAAGTGGCGCTCGAACCCCAGTCTCACCTTCGGCGAAGCCGAGGCGCTGAAGCGCGTGGAGACGGTGGGCGAAGTGCTGCTGCAACAGGGATGGGGCGCATCGGCCAAGTATCGCGACAAGCAGCTGGCCAACGTGCAGGTGGCCGGTGTCTCCGCCAACTGGCCGCAGGTGAACCCGCCCAACATGGTGGACGGGCGCGTGTTCACCGAGCAGGAATCGCGGTCGGCCACGCGCGTGGTGGTGATCAACACGACGGCCAAGGAGCGCCTGTTCGGTGAGGAGGACGCCCTCGGCAAGGAGATCACGCTGACGTCGCTGCAGGGCGCCAATCGGGGCGGGCCGTTCATGGTGGTGGGCGTCTTCAAGGACCAGGCAAGCTTCCTCTCCGGCGGCGAGCGGCCGCGGATCATCACGTCCATCTACGCGCTCAACCGCCGCCTCGGGGCCAACACGCGCTGGATGGCGTTCGTGGTGAAGCCGCTCGAGTCGGCGCGGCAGGACGTGACCATCGACGAGGTGACGGCGGCGCTGCGCGGGATGCGCGGCCTGCGGCCGAGCCGCGAGTCGAACTTCGCCATCATCACGCAGGACAAGCTGTTCGACGTGTACAACAAGGTGTTCGGGATGTTCTTCCTGGTGATGATCGCGCTCAGCAGCGTGGGGCTGCTGGTGGGCGGCGTGGGCGTGATCGCCATCATGATGATCTCGGTCACCGAGCGCACCCGCGAGATCGGGGTGCGCAAGGCCCTCGGCGCGACGAGCGGCGTGATCCTGTGGCAGTTCCTGGTGGAGGCCGTCACGCTCACCGCCACCGGGGCCGCCATCGGCCTGATCGTTGGCTGGGGCGGCTCGTTCATCATCCGGTCGTATACGCCCATCGCCTCGTCGGTGCCGCCGCTGGCGGTGGTCGCGGCGCTGGCCACGAGCGCCTTTACCGGCATCGTCTTTGGCATGCTGCCCGCGCTCAAGGCGGCGCGGCTCGATCCGGTGGTGGCGCTCCGGCACGAGTAG
- a CDS encoding DUF1697 domain-containing protein, whose protein sequence is MPRYVAFLRGVMPTNCKMPALKRCFERAGFTDVKTVLASGNVVFDARSRSEAALARACEAAMQQDLGRVFATIVRPAPYLRELVDSDAWARAGVPAHAKRVITFLRDPLDAPPALPIERDGARIVATNGREVFSAYLPTPRGPVFMTLLEQTFGDRVTTRTVDTVRRCANA, encoded by the coding sequence TTCCTCCGCGGCGTGATGCCGACGAACTGCAAGATGCCGGCGCTCAAGCGCTGCTTCGAGCGCGCCGGCTTCACGGACGTGAAGACGGTGCTGGCGAGCGGCAACGTGGTGTTCGACGCGCGGTCGAGATCAGAGGCCGCGCTGGCGCGCGCCTGCGAGGCGGCCATGCAACAGGACCTCGGCCGCGTCTTCGCCACCATCGTGCGGCCGGCGCCGTATCTGCGCGAGCTCGTCGACTCGGACGCCTGGGCGCGGGCGGGGGTCCCCGCGCACGCCAAACGGGTGATCACATTTCTGCGCGACCCGCTCGATGCGCCGCCCGCGTTGCCCATCGAGCGCGACGGCGCGCGCATCGTGGCGACGAATGGACGGGAGGTCTTCAGCGCTTATCTTCCCACCCCACGCGGGCCGGTCTTCATGACGCTGCTCGAGCAGACCTTCGGCGACCGCGTGACGACGCGCACCGTGGATACGGTGCGGCGGTGCGCCAACGCGTGA
- a CDS encoding ABC-type transport auxiliary lipoprotein family protein, with the protein MTRTTGPATGTLRLIGIGALISVAGCFSLARPTPPLEEYVLGGSARAEAAARARDTGAVTVGLRRLDLAPYLASTAIVVRHGSRIATSEFRRWGEEPSAGIMRAVAVALRAEPGILAVDVAPWQVRAPHDYLIQLHISHLEGVVAEGLAATAGEVQVMASWEIVRAEDGALVARGDTDRREAEWPVGDYLGLVTRIDKGLTGLAGDLAACLVRLKPAMPATPAAPAAPAGSGASATPVAPAVPVSDTSAVVRPTVCRAR; encoded by the coding sequence ATGACGCGAACCACTGGACCGGCCACGGGCACGCTGCGCCTGATCGGCATCGGCGCCCTGATCAGTGTGGCCGGGTGCTTCTCCCTCGCGCGCCCGACGCCGCCACTCGAGGAGTACGTGCTCGGCGGCAGCGCGCGAGCGGAGGCCGCCGCGCGAGCTCGCGACACCGGGGCGGTGACCGTCGGGTTGCGACGCCTTGACCTCGCGCCGTATCTCGCCTCCACGGCGATTGTCGTGCGACATGGGTCCCGCATCGCCACGTCCGAGTTTCGCCGTTGGGGCGAAGAGCCCAGTGCCGGCATCATGCGCGCCGTCGCGGTGGCGCTCCGCGCCGAACCGGGCATTCTGGCGGTCGACGTTGCCCCGTGGCAGGTGCGAGCGCCGCACGATTACCTCATCCAGCTGCACATCTCGCACCTCGAAGGCGTCGTCGCTGAAGGATTGGCAGCGACCGCGGGCGAGGTGCAGGTAATGGCGTCGTGGGAGATCGTCCGGGCGGAGGACGGCGCGCTCGTGGCCCGCGGCGACACCGATCGACGCGAAGCAGAGTGGCCGGTGGGCGACTACCTCGGTCTCGTGACCCGCATTGACAAGGGACTGACGGGACTGGCCGGTGACCTTGCGGCCTGCCTCGTGCGACTCAAGCCCGCAATGCCAGCAACACCCGCTGCGCCCGCTGCACCCGCGGGGTCCGGAGCGTCCGCAACGCCGGTAGCGCCCGCGGTGCCGGTGTCTGACACGTCTGCCGTCGTGCGTCCTACCGTGTGCCGAGCGCGATGA
- a CDS encoding ATP-binding cassette domain-containing protein, which translates to MTHATSARRRSESGPPTELRGPPLDGRGPDVAPPIDVRALTMTYGPRVVMHDINFTVQRGEVFVIMGGSGSGKSTLLKHLIGLKAPAEGTILRDGDDFGAADASARKTILRRMGVLYQNGALWSGMTLAENVALPLTEFTTLGAAAIGDVVELKLALVGLRGFGQFYPAAISGGMRKRAALARAIALDPDVLFFDEPSSGLDPVSASRLDDLMLEIKASFGTTIVVVTHDLASIYRIADRALFLDIDAKTMTALGTPAALRDQPPNVAVHRFLTRSSEGVT; encoded by the coding sequence ATGACGCACGCCACGTCTGCCCGCCGCCGCTCCGAGAGCGGCCCGCCCACCGAGCTGCGCGGCCCGCCCCTCGACGGACGCGGCCCCGACGTCGCCCCGCCCATCGACGTGCGCGCGCTGACCATGACCTACGGCCCCCGGGTCGTGATGCACGACATCAACTTCACGGTGCAGCGTGGCGAGGTGTTCGTGATCATGGGCGGCAGCGGCAGCGGCAAGAGCACACTGCTCAAGCACCTGATCGGCCTCAAGGCGCCCGCTGAGGGCACCATTCTGAGGGACGGCGACGACTTCGGCGCGGCCGATGCCAGCGCGCGCAAGACCATCCTGCGCCGCATGGGCGTGCTCTACCAGAATGGCGCGCTCTGGAGCGGGATGACACTGGCCGAGAACGTGGCGCTGCCGCTGACGGAGTTCACGACACTCGGCGCCGCGGCTATTGGCGACGTGGTGGAACTCAAGCTCGCGCTGGTCGGCCTGCGCGGCTTCGGCCAGTTCTATCCGGCCGCGATCAGCGGCGGGATGCGCAAGCGCGCCGCGCTGGCCCGCGCCATCGCGCTCGATCCGGACGTGCTGTTCTTCGACGAGCCGTCGTCGGGCCTCGACCCCGTCAGCGCCAGCCGACTCGACGACCTGATGCTCGAGATCAAGGCGAGCTTCGGCACGACCATCGTCGTGGTGACCCACGACCTGGCCAGCATCTACCGCATCGCCGACCGCGCGCTCTTTCTCGACATCGACGCCAAGACGATGACGGCGCTGGGCACTCCCGCCGCGTTGCGCGACCAGCCGCCCAATGTCGCGGTCCACCGGTTCCTCACCCGCAGCAGCGAAGGCGTCACGTGA
- a CDS encoding DUF2911 domain-containing protein: protein MRPCLLLLLLVPAVASSQSASLTYRLGKDTLAVEQYTRGATGITGEVVQRSGPAVVRLAYTMTLGKDGRPTAASLKRMQADGTPITAGAGEYRFLFGRDSVIRESVFADSVQRRAFAAKGALISWPTFIYGPTEVLAALRRNTAVDSVPAVGAAGNLSFIGLMPLSGDSVRLKGPGYPMVLRFDASYRLESVDGSGTTNKVVATRGPGGVDVAALARAMKPTGTLSLRDDVRAAFGPGGMVVVDYGRPQVRERSVWGGTLVPFDSIWRAGANDATHLFTTRTLTFGATTIAPGMYTLWVQHTRGGTFLIINRQTGQWGTVYDAAQDVGRVEMQSAPAPSFVETLTIAVRALGGTRGALELAWGDRVVSVPFTVSAAR, encoded by the coding sequence ATGCGCCCGTGCCTGCTGCTGTTGCTCCTCGTTCCCGCCGTCGCGTCTTCGCAGTCCGCGTCACTCACCTATCGGCTGGGCAAGGACACGCTCGCCGTCGAGCAGTACACCCGCGGCGCCACCGGCATCACCGGCGAAGTGGTGCAGCGCAGCGGCCCCGCGGTCGTGCGCCTGGCGTACACGATGACGCTAGGCAAGGATGGCCGCCCGACGGCCGCCTCGCTCAAGCGCATGCAGGCCGACGGCACGCCCATCACCGCGGGGGCGGGCGAGTACCGCTTCCTCTTCGGGAGAGACTCGGTGATTCGCGAGTCGGTCTTTGCCGACAGCGTGCAGCGCCGTGCCTTCGCCGCGAAGGGCGCCCTGATCAGCTGGCCCACGTTCATCTACGGCCCCACCGAGGTGCTGGCCGCGCTTCGCCGGAACACCGCCGTCGATTCGGTGCCCGCCGTCGGCGCAGCGGGCAACCTGAGTTTCATTGGACTGATGCCGCTCAGCGGCGATTCGGTGCGGCTGAAGGGCCCGGGATATCCGATGGTCCTGCGATTTGACGCGAGCTATCGCCTGGAGTCGGTGGATGGCAGCGGAACCACCAACAAGGTGGTGGCCACGCGCGGCCCGGGCGGCGTGGACGTGGCGGCGCTGGCGCGCGCGATGAAACCCACTGGAACGCTGTCGTTGCGCGACGACGTGCGCGCCGCCTTCGGTCCGGGCGGGATGGTGGTGGTGGATTATGGCCGGCCGCAGGTGCGCGAGCGCAGCGTGTGGGGCGGCACGCTCGTGCCGTTCGATTCCATCTGGCGCGCCGGCGCCAACGATGCCACGCATCTCTTCACCACGCGGACGCTCACCTTTGGCGCGACGACCATCGCGCCGGGGATGTACACGCTGTGGGTACAGCACACGCGCGGCGGCACCTTCCTGATCATCAACCGGCAGACGGGGCAGTGGGGCACCGTCTACGACGCGGCCCAGGACGTGGGACGTGTCGAAATGCAGTCGGCGCCGGCGCCGTCGTTTGTCGAGACGCTCACCATTGCGGTGCGCGCGTTGGGCGGCACGCGCGGCGCCCTCGAACTGGCGTGGGGTGACCGCGTCGTGTCCGTTCCGTTTACCGTCAGCGCGGCGCGCTAG
- a CDS encoding MlaD family protein, producing the protein MRANPTAIGSFLIGAILIAVAGTAILAGNTWFTHRTTFVSYFRETVNGLEEGAPVKFQGAPVGRVTKILIQIDERDKTFQVPVEYEIDVTSLRTQLGTYVDLSQQPVLEAQITDGLRAQLQMESIVTGMLYVELTYKKDAKPPELESRATKWPEIPTTPSLMAALGTGAGSVVADVVSVLFKVNQMLAAIDMPEINAAVVASAHSVQRLVDAPELRAALKEMPGMTAQLTRTMARVDTLAATANAAIDPMATDLKGATREMHATLQSLRRSIDETQGLLSTDSGLGFELEASLVNLKNATNALRQLMNALEQNPDMLLRGKKPTGGR; encoded by the coding sequence ATGCGCGCAAATCCCACCGCCATCGGGTCGTTCCTGATCGGCGCGATCCTCATCGCCGTCGCCGGCACCGCGATTCTGGCGGGCAACACCTGGTTCACGCACCGGACCACCTTCGTCAGCTACTTCCGCGAGACGGTGAACGGCCTCGAGGAAGGCGCGCCGGTGAAGTTCCAGGGGGCACCCGTGGGCCGCGTGACCAAGATCCTCATCCAGATCGACGAGCGCGACAAGACGTTCCAGGTGCCGGTGGAGTACGAGATCGACGTCACGAGCCTCCGCACGCAGCTCGGCACCTATGTGGACCTGTCGCAGCAGCCCGTGCTCGAGGCGCAGATCACCGACGGCCTGCGGGCGCAGCTCCAGATGGAGAGCATCGTGACCGGCATGCTCTACGTCGAGCTCACGTACAAGAAGGATGCGAAGCCGCCGGAGCTCGAGTCGCGCGCCACCAAATGGCCCGAGATTCCCACCACCCCGTCGCTGATGGCCGCCCTCGGCACGGGCGCGGGGAGCGTGGTGGCCGACGTCGTGAGCGTGCTGTTCAAGGTCAACCAGATGCTCGCCGCCATCGACATGCCCGAGATCAACGCCGCGGTCGTCGCGTCGGCCCATTCCGTGCAACGGCTGGTGGATGCGCCGGAACTCCGCGCGGCGCTCAAGGAGATGCCCGGCATGACCGCCCAGCTCACGCGCACCATGGCGCGGGTGGACACGCTCGCGGCCACGGCCAATGCGGCCATCGACCCCATGGCCACCGACCTCAAGGGCGCGACCAGGGAGATGCACGCCACACTGCAGTCGCTGCGCCGGTCGATCGACGAGACGCAGGGCCTGCTCTCCACCGACTCCGGCCTCGGATTCGAGCTGGAGGCGTCGCTCGTGAACCTGAAGAACGCGACCAATGCGCTGCGCCAGCTCATGAACGCGCTCGAGCAGAATCCCGACATGCTGCTGCGTGGCAAGAAACCGACAGGGGGAAGATGA